The following coding sequences are from one Triticum dicoccoides isolate Atlit2015 ecotype Zavitan chromosome 4A, WEW_v2.0, whole genome shotgun sequence window:
- the LOC119287353 gene encoding U2 small nuclear ribonucleoprotein A'-like, with translation MVRLNADLIWKSPHFFNAIKERELDLRGNKIAIIENIGATEDQFDTIDLSDNEIVKLENFPFMNRLGTLLINNNRITRINPNLGEFLPKMHTLVLTNNRLTSLAEIDPLASLPKLQFLSLLDNTVTKQPDYRLYVIHKLKHLRLLDFKKVKQQERADAAYKFHSKEAEEAAKKVAAKAYTPVVMDSQGTTKDQGPKVVAPTPAQITAIKAAIVNSQTLDEVTRLEKALSTGQVPAEFALPKPDTNMAEGSEEAEAEKMETDGQDQEEDGADEQKQADESTPIQED, from the exons atggtgaGGCTCAACGCCGACCTGATATGGAAGAGCCCGCACTTCTTCAACGCCATCAAGGAGCGCGAGCTCGACCTCCGAG GCAACAAGATCGCCATCATCGAGAACATCGGCGCCACCGAG GACCAGTTTGACACGATTGATTTGTCGGACAACGAGATTGTCAAGCTTGAGAACTTCCCTTTCATGAATCGCCTTGGCACTCTGTTAATCAACAACAACAGAATTACACGTATCAATCCCAACCTTGGTG AGTTTTTACCCAAGATGCATACTTTGGTGCTGACGAACAATCGCCTCACAAGTCTTGCGGAGATTGACCCCCTGGCCTCTCTTCCAAAGCTGCAATTTCTCAGCTTACTGGATAATACCGTAACTAAGCAACCAGATTACCGGTTATATGTGATCCACAAGCTGAAGCATCTGCGTCTCCTGGACTTCAAGAAAGTGAAACAACAG GAGAGAGCTGACGCAGCATATAAGTTCCACTCAAAGGAGGCAGAGGAGGCGGCAAAGAAGGTTGCTGCCAAAGCTTATACTCCAGTAGTGATGGATTCTCAAGGTACCACAAAAGATCAGGGCCCTAAAGTAGTCGCTCCAACGCCTGCGCAGATCACAGCTATCAAG GCTGCTATCGTGAACTCTCAGACACTTGATGAAGTAACAAGGCTTGAGAAG GCGCTGAGCACTGGCCAAGTTCCTGCTGAGTTTGCGCTCCCCAAGCCTGATACTAACATGGCTGAGGGGTCAGAGGAAGCTGAAGCTGAGAAGATGGAGACAGATGGTCAGGACCAGGAGGAGGATGGGGCTGATGAGCAGAAACAAGCAGATGAAAGCACCCCAATTCAAGAG GATTGA
- the LOC119289385 gene encoding uncharacterized protein LOC119289385, with translation MADQGGTGQEDSYKGGLLPVFPEEEPKQHQVTVSHAASKGRYARFKQNLNAKAQETKQHHHQVAISGASSKGRSQAGWMSKERSTAEGINMEEHAWRFRPLPPPKWTGDFDIASIGIPPVMRKRKPPEVRNALRERRVAAKQKDARYHAEVALRKYNRANNTKYELVEVKVISIFYEFGGGGAHYNFTAKQPEDQQNADADSTKLFFSEVDLYFRSENDVIMCCIVGENDAGRCYGCENYQPVVHPSSQAYGGGSSTCIDYPGSDGDSDSD, from the exons ATGGCGGATCAGGGAGGTACTGGCCAGGAGGATTC GTATAAGGGGGGTTTGCTGCCTGTCTTCCCAGAGGAGGAGCCAAAGCAACACCAAGTTACAGTTTCACATGCTGCTTCAAAGGGGAGATATGCAAG GTTTAAACAGAATTTGAATGCCAAGGCACAGGAGACAAAGCAACACCACCATCAAGTTGCCATCTCAGGCGCCTCTTCAAAAGGGAG GAGTCAAGCTGGTTGGATGTCCAAGGAGAGGAGCACTGCTGAAGGTATCAACATGGAGGAACATGCTTGGAGGTTTCGGCCTCTGCCCCCACCCAAATGGACGGGTGACTTTGACATCGCTTCCATCGGAATTCCACCTGTAATGCGAAAGAGGAAACCTCCGGAGGTGAGGAACGCGCTGCGCGAAAGAAGAGTCGCGGCCAAACAAAAGGATGCGCGCTACCACGCGGAGGTGGCCCTGCGTAAATACAACAGAGCGAACAACACCAAG TATGAGCTGGTGGAGGTAAAAGTGATATCCATATTTTACGAGTTTGGAGGGGGCGGCGCCCATTATAACTTCACAGCTAAGCAGCCTGAGGACCAGCAGAATGCTGATGCCGACAGTACCAAGCTATTCTTCTCTGAAGTCGACCTCTATTTCCGGAGTGAGAATGATGTGATTATGTGCTGTATAGTTGGAGAAAATGATGCAG GGCGCTGCTATGGATGCGAAAACTACCAGCCTGTTGTTCACCCAAGCAGCCAAGCATATGGCGGCGGTAGTAGTACTTGTATTGACTATCCTGGTTCGGATGGCGATAGCGACAGCGACTAG